A window of Polyangia bacterium contains these coding sequences:
- the sppA gene encoding signal peptide peptidase SppA, producing MTKDSRLCSPAGIAWAIVITVAAVVASGARAQAQAKKSTDALIGYRATQGVYIPGSGVAGDADASGIELNPAQLGLLNGSSLVLAGDASSTDAPLPGRGVGLLLAAPVVFRSALGIGLSGVARTDALGIDSHTKFQLSYALKLGGGFALGIDWAHLYSGFYSGLNTFDAGVSLRPGPHLALGVTLRDLSAPTANNQPILQRQWIAEIALRPTGTDRFELALGSGHTEDDPWKSVLARVRLAARITDGLRLFADFESIPGNTDHAFASNGYYRGSAGFWFDLDRVGAAVAMRSGRPGVGDSGSGAALVVRVSGDRYPALFAPRKIERINLDGVDSDRGYLQVVRALRAAANDERVAGVLLKIENLQIGWGRIEEVRELVAALRGRGKPVYAYATFPATRDYYLASACNGIIVHPAGEVSLRGLGQTVTFYKGLMDRMGVNVDLVRIAEYKGAMEPFVMNQQSAPVRENKNQLLDDVYGRVLKAVVTGRAARGMTDEKVRAVVDQGSLDPLDAQKAGLIDAVSDENTLDDVLAALSGQRGLHVSDPDQSPQRPQRWGGRRVAVVLVDGTIADGPSQDFPLGLGDVSGSDTLVTALDQCRRDPGIGAVVLRVNSPGGSAFASDVIARAVQQLRKAGKPVVVSMGDVAASGGYYIAAGADTILAESSTVTGSIGIFAYKVDVKKLAATLGVSFESYLRGRYADLMSPYRPWTPDEMKLAADRIKHFYELFVDTVVQGRRARGLNAAGVDAIGRGHVWTGSQALALGLVDTIGGLGAAIDQATRLGGVPIGRGGFAEMTVLPRPLPSTLQKLTGLNIEASDDDAPAPVATAAAAADFPTRLLRAVGGAPLRLLLPLLAGNGAGIEARLPYDIQIR from the coding sequence ATGACCAAGGACAGCCGCCTCTGTTCGCCGGCCGGGATCGCGTGGGCCATCGTCATCACCGTCGCGGCCGTCGTCGCCAGCGGGGCGCGCGCGCAGGCGCAAGCCAAAAAATCGACCGACGCCCTCATCGGTTATCGCGCCACGCAAGGGGTGTATATCCCGGGCAGCGGCGTGGCCGGCGACGCCGACGCTTCGGGCATCGAGCTGAACCCGGCGCAGCTGGGCCTGCTGAACGGATCCAGCCTGGTGCTGGCCGGCGACGCGTCCAGCACCGATGCGCCGCTGCCGGGGCGCGGGGTCGGTTTGTTGTTGGCGGCGCCGGTGGTGTTTCGCAGCGCCCTGGGCATCGGCCTTTCCGGCGTGGCCCGAACCGACGCGCTGGGCATCGACAGTCACACCAAGTTCCAACTTTCGTACGCCTTGAAGCTGGGTGGGGGCTTTGCGCTCGGCATCGACTGGGCACACCTCTACAGCGGCTTCTACAGTGGCCTCAACACCTTCGACGCCGGCGTCAGCCTGCGCCCCGGCCCGCACCTGGCGCTGGGCGTGACGCTGCGCGATCTGTCGGCGCCCACTGCGAACAACCAGCCCATCTTGCAGCGCCAGTGGATCGCCGAGATCGCTCTGCGCCCGACCGGCACCGATCGGTTCGAGCTGGCCTTGGGCTCGGGCCACACCGAGGACGATCCCTGGAAAAGCGTCTTGGCGCGGGTCCGCTTGGCGGCGCGGATCACCGACGGCCTGCGGTTGTTCGCCGACTTCGAGAGCATCCCCGGGAACACCGACCACGCGTTCGCCTCGAACGGCTATTACCGCGGCAGCGCCGGTTTCTGGTTCGATCTCGACCGTGTGGGTGCGGCGGTGGCCATGCGCTCGGGACGTCCCGGCGTCGGCGATTCGGGCAGTGGGGCGGCGTTGGTGGTGCGGGTCAGCGGCGATCGTTACCCGGCGCTGTTCGCCCCGCGGAAGATCGAGCGCATCAATTTGGACGGCGTCGACAGCGATCGCGGGTATCTGCAGGTGGTGCGCGCCCTGCGCGCCGCCGCCAACGACGAACGCGTGGCCGGTGTGCTGCTGAAGATCGAAAATCTTCAGATTGGCTGGGGCCGCATCGAAGAGGTGCGCGAGCTGGTGGCTGCGCTGCGCGGCCGCGGCAAGCCGGTGTATGCGTACGCCACCTTCCCCGCCACGCGCGATTACTACCTGGCCAGCGCGTGCAACGGGATCATCGTTCACCCGGCTGGCGAGGTGTCGCTGCGGGGGCTGGGCCAGACGGTCACCTTCTACAAAGGGCTGATGGATCGCATGGGCGTGAACGTCGACCTGGTGCGCATCGCCGAATACAAGGGCGCGATGGAGCCGTTCGTGATGAACCAGCAGTCGGCGCCGGTGCGCGAAAACAAGAACCAGCTTCTGGACGACGTTTACGGGCGCGTGCTGAAGGCTGTGGTGACAGGGCGGGCGGCGCGCGGCATGACCGACGAAAAGGTGCGGGCCGTGGTTGATCAAGGATCGCTGGATCCGCTGGACGCGCAGAAAGCGGGGCTGATCGACGCTGTCAGCGACGAAAATACTCTGGACGACGTGCTGGCGGCGCTGAGCGGTCAGCGCGGGCTGCACGTCAGCGATCCCGATCAGTCGCCGCAGCGTCCGCAGCGCTGGGGCGGCCGGCGGGTGGCGGTGGTGCTGGTCGACGGCACCATCGCCGACGGTCCCAGCCAGGATTTCCCGCTGGGTCTGGGCGATGTGTCTGGCTCGGACACGCTGGTCACGGCGCTGGACCAGTGCCGACGCGACCCAGGCATCGGCGCCGTGGTGTTGCGGGTCAACAGCCCGGGCGGTTCGGCGTTCGCCTCCGACGTCATCGCGCGCGCCGTGCAGCAGCTGCGCAAGGCCGGCAAGCCGGTGGTGGTGTCGATGGGCGACGTGGCGGCGTCGGGGGGCTACTACATCGCGGCGGGCGCCGACACCATCCTGGCCGAATCGTCGACGGTCACCGGATCGATCGGCATCTTCGCTTACAAGGTGGACGTCAAGAAGTTGGCCGCCACCTTGGGCGTGTCGTTCGAATCGTATCTGCGCGGGCGATACGCCGATCTGATGTCGCCGTATCGCCCCTGGACGCCCGACGAGATGAAGCTGGCCGCCGATCGCATCAAGCATTTTTACGAGCTGTTCGTCGACACTGTGGTGCAAGGCCGCCGCGCGCGCGGTCTGAACGCCGCCGGGGTGGACGCCATCGGCCGCGGCCACGTCTGGACCGGCTCACAGGCGCTGGCGCTGGGTTTGGTCGACACCATCGGCGGTCTGGGCGCCGCCATCGATCAGGCCACGCGCCTGGGTGGCGTTCCGATCGGCCGCGGCGGTTTCGCCGAGATGACGGTGTTGCCGCGCCCGCTGCCCAGCACGCTGCAAAAGCTGACCGGCCTCAACATCGAAGCCAGCGACGACGACGCGCCGGCACCGGTGGCGACTGCCGCCGCGGCGGCGGATTTTCCCACCCGCCTTTTGCGCGCCGTCGGCGGCGCTCCGTTGCGCTTGCTGTTGCCGTTGCTCGCCGGCAACGGCGCCGGCATCGAGGCGCGATTGCCTTACGACATCCAGATTCGCTGA
- a CDS encoding IS5/IS1182 family transposase, whose product RLLSKEFERTIVSSESDIQLCMIRLMTRRLAFG is encoded by the coding sequence ATCGCTTATTGTCGAAAGAATTCGAGCGAACCATCGTTTCAAGCGAATCCGACATTCAACTATGTATGATACGTCTCATGACGCGCCGCCTGGCATTTGGCTGA
- a CDS encoding protein kinase, with protein MVLAREDMAERYPKRFGKYVLLKPLARGGMGEIYVAAAGEVGGFEKLCVIKKVLTEKTDRAKANRFLDEAKVVLRLSHANLVLTFDAGDVDGEFYIAMELIEGKDLREIWNRCVRTRTRIPLDVALHIVRELARALSYVHSYGELHLVHRDVAPPNILLSYFGEVKLTDFGLARSVLKQEHTSPGVVFGRASYLAPEQARGEVADARTDIYSLGIVLWELLTGQQYFQLANVDPVTALSMVRHPKPLPPSMRAPWITPELDAIAMRALAPNRNLRFQSADEMRLALSEAIAHVAPRADAERAADFLRGLYGSIIREEHDERERLLKARISVLHGEIEPSADLTPTPRDRPNPATPQPSAATAAPLPVAEGEEPTKVWRTATSSGTGPTSTPVPNGPPPSFIGRVIDGRYRILRQIGEGGMGTVYAGEHVGIGKGVAVKILHPVFSRQQDLVERFRREARAASRIGHPNIIDVTDFGTTEEGCAYFAMEHLDGIDLADVLSLERRIEPERAVQIAIQICRALHAAHAAGVIHRDLKPENIFLVSRDGQADFVKVLDFGIARSLNRNSRRLTNPGMAMGTPEYMAPEQATGEPADRRSDIYSVGALLYEMLLGSPPHLGGVQPDGAAGASPSPSVLRRPREILPTLPDDLDDIILRSLHRDPSQRYQTMAQLEYELTKSLWGRPRAVADLLGFRDPARTETPSGSFRRNFALDSSPEEGGGDPNALGVPPLPTPMTGALVGLARLAGTIDVSAARTSTLMGRSPTPTPPPLVVVPRGLVPAGAGGALDLTAPRAAPVVSPASGMRVVATMAVLAVVGIVSAVAYQRIPWLRGQPAAPSSVAITAATATTSTTPASAPVAKTNAAGERTARVAALTSQASALVRRPTFGAADVPALQATLAALAQDGAQPAADELARAAATGLEARSAAAVAAGKREEAVVLFELARTVDGAAANAEAFARSLRQRGEAALGAGQAAEAADWARESLRFAAADADGQALLGLSLAGARDWANAVVPLQKALALRPGDTTVKRALSRVRAHLPGATTAAGDEARRPRRRAVAPRPVAPGDDLNNPQPVQSGEDLPLAPGQPAAEKQQ; from the coding sequence TTGGTTCTGGCCCGGGAAGACATGGCGGAACGGTACCCGAAACGGTTCGGCAAATACGTCCTGCTCAAGCCCTTGGCGCGCGGCGGAATGGGGGAGATCTACGTCGCTGCCGCCGGCGAGGTCGGTGGGTTTGAAAAGCTCTGCGTCATCAAGAAGGTTCTGACCGAGAAGACCGATCGGGCCAAGGCGAACCGATTCCTGGACGAGGCCAAGGTGGTGCTGCGGCTGTCGCACGCCAATCTGGTGCTGACCTTCGACGCCGGCGACGTGGATGGCGAGTTCTACATCGCCATGGAGCTGATCGAAGGCAAGGACCTGCGCGAGATCTGGAACCGCTGCGTCCGTACCCGCACCCGCATCCCCCTCGACGTGGCGCTGCACATCGTACGCGAGCTGGCCCGCGCGCTGTCCTACGTGCACAGCTACGGCGAGCTGCACCTGGTTCATCGCGACGTGGCCCCGCCGAACATCCTCCTCAGTTATTTCGGCGAGGTGAAGCTGACTGACTTTGGCCTCGCGCGCAGCGTGCTGAAGCAGGAACACACCTCGCCCGGCGTGGTGTTCGGGCGGGCGTCCTATCTGGCGCCCGAGCAGGCCCGCGGCGAGGTGGCCGACGCGCGCACGGACATCTACAGCCTGGGCATCGTTCTGTGGGAGCTCTTGACCGGCCAGCAGTATTTTCAGCTGGCCAACGTCGATCCGGTCACCGCGCTGTCGATGGTGCGGCATCCGAAGCCGCTGCCGCCGTCGATGCGCGCCCCGTGGATCACGCCCGAGCTGGATGCCATCGCCATGCGTGCCCTGGCCCCGAACCGGAACCTGCGCTTTCAAAGCGCCGACGAGATGCGGCTGGCCCTGTCCGAGGCCATCGCCCACGTCGCCCCTCGCGCCGACGCCGAACGGGCGGCCGATTTTTTACGGGGCCTTTACGGGTCGATCATTCGCGAGGAGCACGACGAACGCGAGCGTTTGCTCAAGGCCCGCATCTCGGTGCTGCACGGAGAAATCGAGCCGTCCGCGGACCTCACGCCGACGCCGCGCGACCGACCCAACCCAGCGACGCCGCAACCGTCGGCCGCCACCGCCGCGCCCCTGCCTGTCGCGGAAGGGGAAGAGCCGACCAAGGTGTGGCGCACAGCCACGTCCAGCGGTACGGGACCGACGTCCACGCCCGTGCCCAACGGCCCGCCGCCCAGCTTCATCGGCCGGGTCATCGACGGCCGCTATCGCATCCTCCGCCAGATCGGCGAGGGCGGCATGGGCACGGTTTACGCCGGCGAGCACGTCGGCATCGGCAAGGGCGTGGCGGTGAAGATCCTGCACCCGGTGTTCTCGCGGCAGCAGGATCTGGTGGAAAGATTTCGGCGCGAGGCGCGGGCGGCGTCGCGCATCGGCCACCCGAACATCATCGACGTCACCGACTTCGGCACCACCGAAGAGGGCTGCGCTTACTTCGCGATGGAACACCTCGACGGCATCGATCTCGCCGACGTGTTGTCGCTGGAACGGCGGATCGAACCCGAGCGCGCCGTGCAGATCGCCATTCAGATCTGCCGCGCTTTGCACGCGGCCCACGCCGCCGGGGTCATCCACCGCGATCTGAAGCCGGAGAATATTTTTCTGGTGTCGCGCGACGGGCAGGCGGATTTCGTCAAGGTGCTGGACTTCGGCATCGCCCGCAGCTTGAACCGCAACTCGCGGCGGCTGACCAACCCCGGGATGGCCATGGGCACGCCGGAGTACATGGCGCCCGAACAAGCCACCGGCGAGCCGGCCGATCGCCGCTCGGATATTTATTCAGTCGGGGCCTTGCTGTACGAGATGCTGCTGGGCTCGCCGCCGCACCTGGGCGGGGTGCAACCTGACGGCGCGGCCGGCGCCAGCCCGTCACCGTCGGTGCTGCGGCGCCCGCGCGAGATTCTGCCCACCCTGCCGGACGACCTGGACGACATCATCTTGCGCTCGTTGCATCGTGATCCGTCGCAGCGCTATCAGACCATGGCCCAGCTGGAATACGAGTTGACCAAGAGCCTGTGGGGCCGGCCCCGCGCCGTCGCCGATCTGCTGGGCTTTCGCGATCCGGCCCGCACCGAGACGCCGAGCGGTTCGTTTCGCCGCAACTTTGCCCTGGATTCTTCGCCCGAAGAGGGCGGCGGCGATCCGAACGCGCTGGGCGTGCCGCCGCTACCGACGCCCATGACAGGCGCGCTGGTCGGGCTGGCGCGTCTGGCCGGGACCATCGATGTCTCGGCCGCCCGCACCAGCACGCTGATGGGCCGCTCGCCGACGCCGACGCCGCCGCCGCTGGTGGTGGTGCCGCGCGGGCTGGTTCCGGCCGGCGCCGGTGGGGCGTTGGATCTGACCGCGCCGCGCGCGGCGCCGGTGGTGTCGCCTGCGTCGGGCATGCGCGTGGTGGCGACCATGGCGGTGCTGGCGGTGGTGGGCATCGTCTCGGCGGTGGCGTATCAGCGCATTCCCTGGCTGCGCGGACAGCCTGCGGCGCCGTCGTCGGTGGCGATCACGGCCGCCACTGCGACAACGTCGACGACGCCCGCGTCGGCGCCGGTGGCCAAGACCAACGCAGCGGGTGAACGGACGGCGCGCGTGGCGGCGCTGACCAGTCAGGCGAGCGCTCTGGTCCGCCGCCCGACCTTTGGCGCCGCCGACGTGCCCGCGCTGCAAGCGACGCTGGCCGCGCTGGCCCAGGATGGCGCGCAACCGGCAGCGGACGAGCTGGCGCGCGCGGCGGCCACCGGTCTCGAGGCGCGTTCGGCGGCGGCGGTGGCCGCGGGCAAGCGCGAAGAGGCGGTCGTTTTGTTCGAGTTAGCCCGCACCGTCGACGGTGCCGCGGCCAACGCCGAGGCGTTTGCCCGATCGTTGCGGCAGCGAGGCGAGGCAGCCCTCGGCGCCGGTCAGGCCGCCGAGGCCGCCGACTGGGCCCGCGAATCACTGCGGTTCGCCGCCGCCGATGCCGACGGGCAGGCGCTGTTGGGCTTGTCGCTGGCCGGGGCGCGCGACTGGGCGAATGCGGTGGTGCCGTTGCAAAAGGCGCTGGCCTTGCGTCCGGGAGACACCACCGTCAAGCGGGCGCTGTCCCGGGTGCGCGCGCACCTGCCGGGTGCGACGACCGCGGCGGGCGATGAAGCGCGGCGCCCGCGGCGGCGGGCGGTGGCCCCGCGTCCGGTGGCGCCCGGCGACGATCTGAACAACCCGCAGCCGGTGCAGTCGGGCGAAGATCTGCCGTTAGCGCCGGGACAGCCGGCTGCCGAGAAGCAGCAGTAG
- a CDS encoding zinc-dependent metalloprotease, whose amino-acid sequence MIRRNRSQKLSPRGPSIVLALVSVGIGALAALAGCAGQGDVDRSQPDKVDKAIFFNADGTPKIFYYRPTIVDVPPTTAGAFEGMMGNMDKIYFVINETTLVGYRSYDYVPGTQNGITGGANNTDTPIVVFPIKSHFDVKREYNPGTGEQTNVISENTSDRPWDQRQYMRLDWSPVSDADVSSQFRPIVTPDYFEITEKGAIGPDLNACAAFNVVPFDDASWDCGNSEIKVRHSFMAVKPSTYTAMDYPDRAPLLDANGKQISVIPANNDFPCNAQTLAQSAGMYNGADCGPATVDQFAKFGFFRTVRQTYDRREGATEDGRLYYINRWNIWGPDVDKLNTDGKVMTDSSGAPLKRHSTKPIVFYTNVEWPTDDPAMLTTAQTVAADWNETMRETVASLELTEADTGHVVDFGELQTRLADVNPNTRIEDVVLLKQNSCNVKDVQAFLNSYPDLAQIVQNKADIPYGATPIDTSKIDTTNLVQACSILEATTANLKDTDPKKFTWQRNGDLRYSFFHWVDKPQVAGPLGFGPSSADPETGEIISAGLYIYGAAMDTYAQMSADTVELLNGQISVDDILSGKTILDVLQSTSKAHQAMSAQALTAEAKAYANAMAQPNNKNRLIPIAPGASAAKIEALKGTLLERQLMNEDILPAVLPPDANPVDPDALTDAQYEAARPANWLTQKARDKRRNDFIKQGQNGCVYKAEFADDAILGLALELKRQGLNKDQIFSALRASIFRSVSDHEMGHTMGLRHNFSGSTDALNYKDDFWTIRTTKPQAEWATDRLTENQYSTVMDYGSRFNSDVNGLGKYDHAAIRFGYGQLIDLMPASTADGATGLGLQNFIFTSDYTKLPTFVGGINNLKDGSIARYATINANLSAAYSDPTFAGGGFLTMERPYKFCSDEYVGNLDCKPWDQGANQTEIVDNTIDMFKNYYLFNAYKRGRINWSIDGYMSRLTDRYFARYTEAFQFYYYLAGAFAGTDLANDLLKASVDSLNSLGDIMQTPEPGMHCPTSASPNVMVLPSPSGANACTTGQPTMNIDIPDGKPYFIDFTGDYYYRITRAGSLYEKLAALESLTNTEAQFFRVDTFADSNRYSINYYRVFKDEMLNLFSGVIRNDPSTYGGYVAGTQYNATPVVDLSIWGKATYDMPVYMLPTTKRVDSPVNKTIEYYALGLALSQLDTTWDSALDISNYLLVTQKGAVDDTTFTVPVHEFTHPVSGITYRAPQFDDKHVGVGVQVIDDLNVLVGKPGVNGTMPGSYGTYGYTNSDTTVTQTAIPDWNTAKAALDAAKASGDAATYQNANNAFQAADFWLSYKVDLLNDLRNFRKAFGY is encoded by the coding sequence ATGATCCGCCGGAACCGGTCTCAGAAGCTGTCCCCTCGTGGACCATCGATCGTCCTGGCGCTGGTCAGCGTCGGGATCGGCGCCCTGGCGGCGCTGGCCGGTTGCGCGGGTCAAGGCGACGTCGATCGCTCGCAGCCCGACAAGGTCGATAAGGCCATCTTCTTCAACGCCGACGGGACGCCGAAGATCTTCTATTACCGGCCCACCATCGTCGACGTGCCGCCCACCACGGCCGGCGCGTTCGAAGGAATGATGGGCAACATGGACAAGATCTATTTCGTCATCAACGAGACGACCCTGGTCGGCTATCGATCATATGACTATGTCCCCGGCACCCAGAACGGGATCACGGGCGGCGCCAACAACACCGACACCCCGATCGTCGTTTTCCCGATCAAATCGCACTTCGACGTCAAGCGCGAGTACAACCCGGGCACCGGCGAGCAGACCAATGTCATCAGCGAGAACACCAGCGATCGGCCCTGGGATCAGCGACAGTACATGCGCCTTGATTGGTCGCCGGTCTCCGACGCCGACGTCTCCAGCCAGTTTCGCCCCATCGTCACCCCCGACTACTTCGAGATCACCGAGAAGGGCGCCATCGGCCCCGACCTCAACGCCTGCGCGGCGTTCAACGTGGTGCCGTTCGACGACGCGTCATGGGATTGCGGCAACTCGGAGATCAAGGTCCGGCATTCTTTCATGGCGGTGAAGCCGTCGACGTACACGGCGATGGATTACCCGGACCGCGCGCCGCTGCTGGACGCCAACGGAAAACAGATCAGCGTCATCCCGGCCAACAACGACTTTCCTTGCAACGCCCAGACCCTGGCGCAATCGGCCGGCATGTACAACGGCGCCGACTGCGGCCCGGCCACCGTCGACCAGTTCGCGAAATTTGGTTTCTTCCGCACCGTCCGCCAGACCTATGACCGCCGCGAAGGCGCCACCGAGGACGGCCGCCTTTATTACATCAACCGCTGGAACATCTGGGGCCCGGACGTCGACAAGCTGAACACCGACGGCAAGGTGATGACCGACAGCAGCGGCGCGCCACTCAAGCGCCACAGCACCAAGCCCATCGTCTTTTACACCAACGTCGAATGGCCGACCGACGACCCGGCCATGTTGACCACCGCCCAGACGGTGGCCGCCGACTGGAACGAGACCATGCGCGAGACGGTGGCCTCGTTGGAGCTGACCGAGGCTGACACCGGCCACGTCGTCGACTTTGGCGAGCTGCAGACGCGGCTGGCTGACGTCAACCCGAACACGCGCATCGAGGACGTGGTCCTGCTGAAGCAGAACAGCTGCAACGTCAAAGACGTGCAGGCCTTTCTGAACAGTTATCCCGACCTCGCGCAGATCGTGCAGAACAAGGCGGACATCCCCTACGGCGCCACGCCCATCGACACGTCGAAGATCGACACCACCAACCTGGTGCAGGCCTGCTCGATCCTGGAGGCGACCACCGCCAACCTGAAGGACACCGACCCGAAGAAGTTCACCTGGCAGCGCAACGGCGACTTGCGCTACTCGTTCTTCCACTGGGTCGACAAGCCGCAGGTCGCCGGGCCGCTGGGCTTCGGCCCGTCGTCCGCCGATCCGGAGACCGGCGAGATCATCTCGGCCGGCCTTTATATCTACGGCGCCGCGATGGACACCTATGCCCAGATGTCCGCCGATACCGTCGAGCTTCTGAACGGACAGATCTCCGTCGACGACATCCTGTCGGGCAAGACCATCCTCGACGTTTTGCAGAGCACGAGCAAAGCCCACCAGGCGATGTCCGCGCAGGCGTTGACCGCCGAGGCGAAGGCCTACGCCAACGCCATGGCCCAGCCGAACAACAAGAACCGCCTCATCCCCATCGCGCCGGGCGCCAGCGCCGCCAAGATCGAAGCGCTGAAGGGCACGCTGCTGGAGCGCCAGCTGATGAACGAGGACATCCTGCCGGCCGTGCTCCCGCCCGACGCCAATCCCGTCGACCCGGACGCGCTGACCGACGCGCAATACGAGGCCGCACGCCCGGCGAACTGGTTGACGCAAAAAGCGCGCGACAAGCGCCGCAACGACTTCATCAAGCAAGGTCAGAACGGCTGCGTCTACAAGGCCGAGTTCGCCGACGATGCCATCCTGGGCTTGGCGCTGGAGCTCAAGCGGCAAGGTCTCAACAAGGATCAGATCTTCTCCGCGCTGCGCGCTTCGATCTTCCGCAGCGTCTCCGACCACGAGATGGGCCACACCATGGGCCTGCGCCACAACTTCTCCGGATCGACCGACGCCCTCAACTACAAAGACGACTTCTGGACCATTCGCACCACCAAGCCGCAAGCCGAGTGGGCGACGGACAGGTTGACCGAGAACCAGTACTCGACGGTGATGGACTACGGCTCGCGCTTCAACAGCGACGTCAACGGGCTCGGCAAGTACGACCACGCCGCCATCCGTTTTGGCTACGGCCAGTTGATTGATCTGATGCCGGCGTCGACCGCCGACGGCGCCACCGGTCTTGGCCTGCAGAACTTCATCTTCACCTCCGACTACACCAAGCTGCCGACGTTCGTCGGCGGAATCAACAACCTGAAGGACGGCAGCATCGCCCGCTACGCCACCATCAACGCCAATCTGTCTGCCGCCTATTCCGATCCGACCTTCGCCGGCGGCGGCTTTTTGACCATGGAGCGACCGTACAAGTTCTGCTCTGACGAGTACGTCGGCAACCTGGACTGCAAGCCGTGGGATCAGGGCGCCAACCAGACCGAGATCGTGGACAACACGATCGATATGTTCAAAAACTACTACCTGTTCAACGCCTACAAGCGCGGCCGCATCAACTGGTCGATCGACGGGTACATGTCGCGCCTGACCGATCGGTACTTCGCCCGCTACACGGAAGCGTTCCAGTTCTATTACTACCTGGCCGGCGCGTTTGCGGGAACCGATCTGGCCAACGATCTCCTGAAGGCGTCGGTCGATTCACTGAACAGCCTGGGCGACATCATGCAAACGCCGGAGCCGGGTATGCACTGCCCGACCAGCGCCAGCCCCAACGTGATGGTGCTCCCCTCCCCCAGCGGGGCGAACGCCTGCACCACCGGCCAGCCGACGATGAACATCGACATTCCCGACGGAAAGCCATACTTCATCGACTTCACGGGCGATTACTATTACCGCATCACCAGAGCCGGCTCGCTGTACGAAAAGCTGGCCGCCTTGGAGTCGCTGACCAACACCGAGGCGCAGTTCTTCCGCGTCGACACCTTCGCCGACTCGAACCGCTACTCGATTAACTACTATCGGGTGTTCAAGGACGAGATGCTGAACCTCTTCAGCGGCGTCATTCGCAACGATCCGTCGACGTACGGCGGCTATGTCGCGGGCACGCAGTACAACGCAACGCCGGTGGTGGATCTGAGCATCTGGGGCAAGGCGACGTACGACATGCCGGTTTACATGCTGCCCACCACCAAGCGCGTGGATTCGCCGGTCAACAAGACCATCGAGTACTACGCCCTCGGCCTGGCGCTGTCGCAGCTGGATACCACCTGGGACAGCGCGCTGGATATTTCGAACTATCTGCTCGTCACCCAGAAGGGCGCTGTCGACGACACGACCTTCACCGTCCCCGTGCACGAGTTCACCCACCCGGTCAGCGGCATCACCTACCGCGCCCCGCAGTTCGACGACAAGCACGTCGGCGTCGGCGTGCAGGTTATCGACGATCTGAACGTGCTGGTGGGTAAGCCGGGTGTAAATGGAACGATGCCGGGAAGCTACGGAACCTATGGCTACACCAATTCCGACACCACAGTGACCCAGACGGCGATCCCGGACTGGAACACCGCAAAGGCCGCGCTGGACGCCGCCAAGGCCTCAGGCGATGCAGCGACATATCAAAATGCCAACAATGCCTTCCAGGCGGCCGATTTCTGGCTGTCGTACAAGGTCGACCTGCTGAACGACCTGCGCAACTTCCGGAAGGCGTTCGGGTACTAA
- a CDS encoding SCP2 sterol-binding domain-containing protein, producing MSSSWDRPPAGIAVADFFRDWLPQAFRASGRTAPADAPVVRASLSGEGGGAWELNAQGDALLVRAIDRDARSNASDDAPDVWLRQSAADLLAAISPDPDPDLPELLPPGWSVLDLLFLDPRDIQLLRQVSGRVLVEVSGRRRRRWAFDVGFGPSGISAGRPRSTIRLDGTTFDGLRRGTIPPMQALLDGRLKLEGDRAQAMQLLLLLGSRLSRR from the coding sequence ATGAGCAGCAGTTGGGATCGCCCGCCAGCCGGGATCGCCGTCGCGGATTTTTTTCGCGATTGGCTGCCCCAGGCTTTCCGTGCCTCGGGACGAACGGCGCCCGCTGATGCGCCGGTGGTGCGCGCCTCGCTGTCCGGCGAAGGGGGCGGCGCCTGGGAGCTGAACGCGCAGGGCGACGCGCTTTTGGTGCGCGCCATCGATCGCGACGCACGTTCGAACGCCTCCGACGACGCGCCCGACGTGTGGCTGCGCCAGAGCGCCGCCGATCTCCTGGCCGCCATCAGCCCCGACCCCGATCCCGATCTCCCCGAGCTCTTGCCGCCGGGCTGGAGCGTGCTGGATCTGCTTTTTCTCGATCCGCGCGACATCCAGCTTTTGCGCCAGGTCTCCGGCCGCGTGCTGGTCGAGGTGTCGGGCCGGCGGCGGCGGCGCTGGGCCTTTGACGTCGGCTTCGGACCGAGCGGCATCAGCGCCGGCCGTCCCCGTTCGACCATTCGTCTGGACGGCACCACCTTCGATGGCCTGCGCCGCGGAACCATTCCGCCCATGCAGGCTCTGCTGGACGGACGCCTGAAACTGGAAGGCGATCGGGCGCAGGCGATGCAGCTACTGCTGCTTCTCGGCAGCCGGCTGTCCCGGCGCTAA